In the genome of Armatimonadota bacterium, one region contains:
- a CDS encoding rod shape-determining protein — protein MLKRFTSDIGIDLGTANTLVHVAGRGILIREPSVVAINKDTKEVLEVGEEARRMLGRTPANIVATRPLRDGVIADYEMTLKMIQKFIKRARSGITLHQTVVVGIPSGVTEVERDAVLDACKKAGAHKAYVIEEPMAAAIGAGLPIVEPIGSMIVDIGGGTTEVAVISLAGIVHSRSIRVAGDEIDEAIGAYVRRAHNLFIGDRTAEQAKIEIGSAYPLEEVLTLEVKGRDLVTGLPRSAVISSEEIRVAIQEPVNSIVEAVKLTLEATPPELAADCMNHGIVLAGGGALLRGLDRLISEETSMPVHIAPNPLDCVAIGTGRMLDALYEEPAIRRMLEKASRG, from the coding sequence ATCCTGAAGCGCTTCACCAGCGACATCGGGATCGACCTCGGGACGGCCAACACCCTTGTCCACGTGGCGGGACGAGGCATCTTGATCCGCGAGCCGAGCGTCGTCGCGATCAACAAGGACACGAAGGAAGTCCTGGAAGTGGGTGAGGAAGCCCGGCGGATGCTCGGACGGACGCCTGCGAACATCGTCGCCACCCGTCCGCTCCGCGACGGTGTCATCGCCGACTACGAGATGACCCTGAAGATGATCCAGAAATTCATCAAGAGGGCACGGAGCGGGATCACCTTGCACCAGACCGTCGTGGTCGGTATTCCGAGCGGCGTGACGGAGGTAGAACGCGACGCCGTCCTCGACGCGTGCAAGAAAGCGGGCGCGCACAAGGCGTACGTCATCGAGGAACCCATGGCCGCCGCGATCGGCGCCGGGCTTCCGATCGTCGAGCCGATCGGAAGCATGATCGTCGACATCGGAGGCGGGACGACCGAAGTCGCGGTGATCTCGCTCGCGGGCATCGTCCACTCGCGCTCGATCCGGGTCGCGGGCGACGAGATCGACGAAGCGATCGGCGCCTATGTCAGGCGGGCCCACAACCTCTTCATCGGAGACCGGACGGCCGAACAGGCGAAGATCGAAATCGGAAGCGCTTACCCGCTGGAAGAGGTCTTGACCTTAGAGGTCAAGGGACGCGACTTGGTGACGGGCCTGCCCCGCAGCGCCGTCATCTCCAGCGAAGAGATCCGGGTCGCGATCCAAGAGCCGGTCAATTCGATCGTCGAAGCGGTCAAGCTCACGCTGGAAGCGACGCCTCCAGAACTTGCCGCGGACTGCATGAATCACGGTATCGTCCTCGCTGGAGGCGGGGCCCTTCTCAGAGGTCTCGACAGGTTGATCAGCGAAGAGACGTCCATGCCCGTCCATATCGCACCGAACCCCCTCGACTGTGTCGCGATCGGCACGGGCCGCATGCTCGATGCCCTCTATGAAGAGCCGGCGATCCGCCGCATGCTGGAGAAAGCATCGAGGGGTTAG
- a CDS encoding S-methyl-5'-thioadenosine phosphorylase, with product MSRTPIEIGVFGGSGFYSLLEDITEVKVDTPYGPPSDSVFVATVHGRQVAFMPRHGRRHTIPPQKVNYRANVWAFHRLGVKAVVSPCAVGSLQRHIAPGDFLVADQFVDRTSGRPDTFYDGPITTHVSPADMYDKALRRLACEAIEANGITCHDGGTVVVIQGPRFSTKAESAWFTQMGWHVVNMTQYPEAYLCHELGMGVVNISLVTDYDSGIVADTEAVTAHNVLEVFMSNAEKARSVVLDLVKRLPADLSGIGGREALQFTRGDGHATSPMDVRLFEVT from the coding sequence GTGAGCCGCACCCCCATCGAGATCGGCGTTTTCGGAGGTTCGGGGTTCTACAGCCTCCTTGAGGACATCACGGAGGTCAAGGTCGATACGCCTTACGGCCCCCCCAGCGACAGCGTCTTCGTCGCGACCGTCCACGGCCGCCAGGTCGCGTTCATGCCCCGTCACGGCCGGCGTCATACCATCCCGCCCCAGAAGGTCAACTACAGGGCGAACGTCTGGGCCTTCCACCGACTCGGCGTGAAAGCGGTCGTCAGCCCGTGCGCGGTCGGTAGCCTTCAACGGCACATCGCACCCGGCGACTTTTTGGTCGCAGACCAGTTCGTCGACCGGACGAGCGGGAGACCCGACACGTTCTACGACGGGCCGATCACGACGCACGTCAGCCCCGCCGACATGTACGACAAGGCCCTCCGCCGGCTCGCCTGCGAGGCGATCGAAGCCAACGGCATCACCTGTCACGACGGCGGCACGGTCGTCGTGATCCAGGGCCCGCGCTTTTCGACGAAAGCGGAGAGCGCGTGGTTCACCCAAATGGGGTGGCACGTCGTCAACATGACGCAGTACCCCGAGGCTTACCTGTGTCACGAACTCGGTATGGGCGTGGTGAACATCTCGCTCGTCACCGACTACGACAGCGGGATCGTGGCCGACACCGAAGCGGTCACCGCCCATAACGTGCTCGAAGTGTTCATGAGCAACGCCGAGAAGGCCCGGAGCGTCGTCCTAGACCTTGTGAAGCGTCTTCCTGCCGACCTTTCCGGCATCGGAGGCCGAGAGGCCCTACAGTTCACAAGGGGCGACGGTCATGCGACGTCTCCGATGGACGTGCGTCTTTTTGAGGTGACATGA
- a CDS encoding peptidylprolyl isomerase — protein MNARVLFLPLLSKAVVAAILAVISVLAVAQVRAKPGQTLWLIDVKGRGQIQVELYTAKAQKATAQIIKLSQQGFYNGQKFFKVVKQPRPFLIQTGDPGSKSKPMDDPSLGKGGSGARVPYEDSGVPNDTGAVGLSTLPNDRDSGDSQFYILLGPAKFLDGSYTVFGKVVGGMDVVRAVELGDQVTSTSIVRG, from the coding sequence ATGAACGCCCGAGTCCTGTTCCTGCCGCTCCTGTCCAAGGCGGTCGTCGCCGCGATCCTCGCCGTGATCTCGGTGCTCGCGGTCGCGCAGGTCAGGGCCAAGCCAGGACAGACACTCTGGCTCATCGACGTCAAAGGCCGGGGCCAGATCCAGGTCGAACTGTACACGGCGAAGGCGCAAAAGGCGACCGCGCAGATCATCAAGCTCAGCCAGCAAGGGTTTTACAACGGCCAAAAGTTCTTCAAGGTCGTCAAACAGCCACGCCCGTTCCTGATCCAGACGGGCGATCCGGGTTCGAAGTCCAAGCCGATGGACGATCCGAGCCTCGGCAAAGGCGGGAGCGGGGCCCGGGTGCCTTACGAAGACAGCGGAGTGCCGAACGATACGGGCGCGGTCGGCCTGTCGACCTTGCCGAACGACCGCGACAGCGGGGACTCGCAGTTCTACATCCTCTTGGGTCCGGCCAAGTTCCTGGACGGTAGTTACACCGTCTTCGGGAAAGTCGTCGGCGGCATGGACGTCGTCCGAGCCGTCGAACTGGGTGATCAGGTAACGTCCACGTCCATCGTACGTGGTTGA
- a CDS encoding HAD-IA family hydrolase yields the protein MRSRPVCFDLGGVLVDIRHTWDDALVGAGLEPTGRTLRLSECPLLTAYQAGGVLESDYLEALADLLEVTKNDARRTHTAILREEFEGMDRLIVGLQERGLVTGCLSNTNALHWDALVSMSAIGRLQVRVASHLCGANKPDAASFAAFETAAGVSPDEVVFFDDGAVNVEAARRRGWAATLVTAGLTPFDQVRTALRLLDLL from the coding sequence TTGAGGTCGCGACCGGTCTGCTTCGACCTTGGCGGCGTCCTCGTCGATATCCGTCACACATGGGACGACGCGCTGGTAGGAGCCGGCCTGGAACCGACGGGACGGACCCTTCGCCTTTCGGAATGTCCGCTCTTGACGGCCTATCAGGCGGGCGGTGTCCTGGAGTCCGACTACTTGGAGGCTCTCGCCGACCTGTTGGAGGTCACGAAAAACGACGCGAGGCGGACGCATACCGCGATCCTCCGCGAAGAGTTCGAAGGGATGGACCGGTTGATCGTCGGGCTCCAAGAGCGGGGCTTGGTCACAGGGTGCCTGAGCAACACGAACGCCTTGCACTGGGACGCCCTCGTCTCCATGTCCGCCATCGGTCGCCTACAGGTCCGGGTCGCCTCTCACCTCTGCGGGGCCAACAAACCTGACGCGGCGTCGTTCGCCGCGTTCGAAACGGCGGCAGGGGTCTCCCCGGACGAAGTCGTCTTCTTCGACGACGGCGCCGTCAACGTCGAGGCTGCACGCCGGCGAGGTTGGGCAGCCACGCTTGTCACAGCCGGGCTCACTCCCTTCGACCAGGTGCGTACAGCGCTCCGACTTTTGGACTTATTGTGA
- a CDS encoding DUF4339 domain-containing protein: protein MTELARDGVIAADTYVWRHGIGDWRQARDVPDLGLSVPSPAYEIVPPPAPGSPARMAQRPPSPMAAAPMPGLSAGQWTYLESGIPKSDKSRVVGGLLNILPGFGRFYLGYAAHGVLQLFTVALCGIGFVWSIIDGIYILLGGVKYDGYGRLIED, encoded by the coding sequence ATGACCGAGCTGGCCCGGGACGGCGTCATCGCGGCCGACACGTACGTCTGGCGGCACGGGATCGGTGACTGGCGACAGGCCCGTGACGTCCCCGACCTTGGCTTGAGCGTCCCCAGTCCCGCCTACGAGATCGTGCCTCCGCCTGCTCCCGGGAGTCCGGCGCGCATGGCGCAACGCCCGCCTTCACCCATGGCCGCGGCCCCGATGCCGGGACTCTCGGCAGGACAATGGACGTACCTGGAATCCGGGATCCCTAAGAGCGACAAGAGCCGGGTCGTCGGGGGCCTTCTCAACATTCTCCCGGGGTTCGGACGCTTCTATCTGGGATATGCGGCCCACGGCGTCCTCCAGTTGTTCACCGTCGCATTGTGCGGGATCGGGTTCGTTTGGTCGATCATCGACGGGATCTACATCCTTTTGGGCGGGGTCAAGTACGACGGGTACGGCCGATTGATCGAGGACTAG
- a CDS encoding S41 family peptidase, with product MKGVAKGLGLLVLFAVLFSSGFVWRDVTANRQPDLKGLASIVNPKLGQQKSATEIFQEQYNTILASSSVPVSDQKLKYAAFEGMFQALGDPHTSFLEPDDADTWKQITKGDFVGIGAKLGNDPSGAKIVVVFKGAPASRAGIKPGDTVIAVNGESVAGKDTNEIVSMIKGPEGSMVKVRVMRAKEPQPLEFEIRRTLVVIPTVEGRMVSNDEVGYVSVADFARPTGQQFESALDDVLAQNPKGLVIDLRGNGGGLLDTAVDMLSRFMENKPVVRTKKRSGSIETVFTSFGKVKGIKVPVVVLVNSDSASASEIFAGALQDYHLATLVGEHTYGKSSVQYMRNLADLSVAKITIAKYYLPSGRDIGRKLDEDGEYVSGGLKPDVAVTVDLDDEVVFGDEVKDPQLRKAIEIAKKPAVQR from the coding sequence ATGAAGGGCGTGGCCAAGGGACTCGGGCTCCTCGTGCTCTTCGCCGTCCTCTTTTCGAGCGGGTTCGTCTGGCGCGACGTGACAGCGAACCGTCAACCCGACCTGAAAGGACTTGCTTCGATCGTCAATCCGAAGCTCGGTCAACAGAAGTCGGCGACGGAGATCTTCCAAGAGCAGTACAACACGATCCTCGCCTCCTCGTCCGTACCTGTTTCAGACCAGAAGCTCAAGTACGCGGCGTTCGAAGGGATGTTCCAAGCCCTCGGAGACCCCCATACGAGCTTTCTCGAACCGGACGACGCCGACACGTGGAAACAGATCACGAAGGGCGATTTCGTCGGCATCGGGGCCAAGCTCGGTAACGATCCGTCAGGCGCCAAGATCGTCGTCGTCTTCAAAGGCGCACCTGCAAGTCGCGCCGGTATCAAGCCGGGCGATACCGTCATCGCCGTTAACGGCGAATCTGTGGCCGGAAAGGACACCAACGAAATCGTCTCGATGATCAAAGGCCCGGAGGGCTCGATGGTCAAAGTGCGGGTCATGCGGGCCAAAGAACCGCAGCCGCTCGAGTTCGAGATCCGACGGACCCTGGTCGTCATCCCGACCGTCGAAGGCCGCATGGTGTCCAATGACGAGGTCGGTTACGTGTCCGTGGCCGACTTTGCCAGACCGACCGGACAGCAGTTCGAATCGGCCCTCGACGACGTCCTGGCCCAAAACCCAAAAGGCCTCGTGATCGATCTGAGGGGCAACGGCGGCGGGTTGCTCGATACGGCCGTCGACATGCTCAGTCGGTTCATGGAGAACAAACCGGTCGTCCGAACGAAGAAGCGGAGCGGCTCGATCGAAACCGTCTTCACGTCGTTCGGAAAAGTCAAGGGCATCAAGGTCCCGGTCGTCGTGCTGGTCAACTCCGATTCGGCCAGTGCGTCCGAAATCTTCGCGGGTGCCCTCCAGGACTATCACCTCGCGACTTTGGTCGGTGAACACACGTACGGCAAGTCGTCGGTGCAGTACATGCGAAACCTGGCCGACCTGTCCGTCGCGAAGATCACGATCGCGAAGTACTACCTACCGTCGGGCCGCGATATCGGACGGAAGCTCGACGAGGACGGAGAGTACGTGAGCGGCGGCCTCAAGCCGGACGTCGCCGTGACCGTCGACCTCGACGACGAGGTCGTCTTCGGCGACGAGGTCAAGGACCCCCAACTCCGCAAGGCGATCGAGATCGCAAAGAAGCCCGCAGTCCAGCGCTAG
- a CDS encoding ABC transporter substrate-binding protein, translating into MRGKFWALAALTTLAFVIGCEQPQRGIEGRPIDKPKRIVSLSPSTTEIVSQIGLSNSMQGRSSSCDFPAGVKQVPVVVDGTKPDFEKIAQIRPEVIIFDGALFGDDVKQKLLQTGATLVDVSPTTIAQYEDQLLDFGSMTGTITRVSDLVDKVHNAAETAASKVPEPRVKGCVLMAGSGEFLTAGKGSFVADVLKTCGVDVIGPDTRLFAPFPVEQLVAGDPEIVFTGFGEGEKILKDPRLASTKAVRLRHVYEVRSDILYRTGARVEAFIDSVSNQVARVAEGRTSK; encoded by the coding sequence ATGCGCGGGAAGTTCTGGGCGCTCGCCGCCCTGACGACGTTGGCCTTCGTCATCGGGTGCGAACAGCCTCAACGCGGTATCGAAGGACGGCCGATCGACAAGCCCAAGAGGATCGTGAGCCTCAGTCCGAGCACGACCGAGATCGTGTCTCAGATCGGACTTTCGAACTCGATGCAGGGCCGAAGTTCGTCGTGCGACTTCCCGGCGGGCGTCAAGCAAGTCCCGGTCGTCGTCGACGGCACGAAACCCGACTTCGAAAAGATCGCGCAGATCCGGCCCGAAGTCATCATCTTCGACGGCGCCCTCTTCGGCGACGACGTCAAGCAGAAACTCCTCCAGACAGGCGCGACCCTCGTCGACGTTTCGCCCACGACGATCGCGCAGTACGAGGACCAGCTCCTCGACTTCGGATCGATGACCGGCACCATCACGCGCGTGTCCGACCTCGTCGACAAAGTCCACAACGCTGCCGAAACGGCCGCCTCGAAAGTCCCCGAACCAAGGGTCAAGGGCTGTGTCCTCATGGCCGGATCGGGAGAGTTCCTGACCGCAGGCAAAGGCTCGTTCGTCGCCGACGTCCTCAAAACCTGCGGCGTCGACGTCATCGGCCCCGACACGCGGCTCTTCGCACCGTTCCCGGTCGAACAACTCGTAGCGGGCGATCCCGAGATCGTCTTCACCGGGTTCGGCGAGGGAGAGAAGATCCTGAAAGACCCGAGACTGGCCTCGACCAAGGCTGTCAGACTACGCCACGTGTACGAAGTCCGATCCGACATCCTCTACCGTACCGGCGCCCGTGTCGAAGCGTTCATCGACAGCGTCAGCAACCAGGTCGCCCGGGTCGCTGAAGGAAGGACGTCGAAGTGA
- the rpiB gene encoding ribose 5-phosphate isomerase B, with protein MRLVFGSDHAGFSLRQSLASAARSKGHEVDEVGAPGLEAFDYPDASDLVVRTLRDSAADFGVLICGTGIGVSIRANRHSGIRAAVCCSVGHAEMARKHNHANVLCLGARVTTEPEAEKILTAFLETPEDHEERHERRVRKLDGNPDGA; from the coding sequence ATGAGACTCGTCTTCGGCTCGGACCATGCAGGTTTCAGCCTGCGACAGAGCTTAGCCTCGGCCGCCAGGTCGAAGGGCCATGAGGTCGACGAAGTGGGCGCCCCAGGTTTGGAAGCGTTCGACTATCCCGATGCTTCCGACCTGGTTGTCCGGACTCTCCGCGACAGCGCTGCCGACTTCGGCGTCCTGATATGTGGCACCGGGATCGGTGTCAGCATCCGGGCCAACAGGCATTCCGGGATCCGGGCAGCGGTGTGTTGCTCGGTCGGGCATGCCGAGATGGCAAGGAAGCACAATCACGCCAACGTCCTTTGCCTGGGTGCCAGGGTGACCACGGAGCCTGAGGCGGAAAAAATCCTCACCGCGTTCCTTGAAACCCCGGAAGACCACGAGGAGCGGCACGAGCGCAGGGTCCGAAAATTGGACGGGAACCCAGACGGCGCGTAA
- a CDS encoding ABC transporter permease has product MGTARQLLKSLALRLVYGLLSLLFVAFVTFVAGEFAPGDAALARVGEKASREAYLATRKEMGLDRPWPVRFVDYVAKASHGDFGNSWLGTKEPIGTIIGRGLKMTGKIALLAILLATIVGVTLGTVAAVYENRLTDRFALSVSTLGVTVPNFVLGPLLVLVFHNRLGVLPDSYDPQLRFDEYWYLIIPVVIMAARPMATLARLTRASMVDTLRQEFVRLAVAKGVPPFRLYVVHALRNAVLPVLTSIGTSFGILLTGSFITESFYAMPGLGYYAINAIKQRDTPLILATVLVTGALFVLVNLIVDLLLPLVDPRIRESQV; this is encoded by the coding sequence ATGGGTACTGCCAGACAACTTCTTAAGTCGCTCGCACTCAGGCTCGTCTATGGACTTCTGAGCCTTCTTTTTGTCGCATTCGTGACGTTCGTGGCGGGCGAGTTCGCCCCAGGAGACGCGGCTTTGGCCCGTGTCGGCGAGAAGGCGTCCCGAGAGGCGTACCTAGCGACCCGCAAAGAAATGGGTCTCGACCGTCCTTGGCCCGTCCGGTTCGTCGACTATGTCGCCAAAGCCTCGCACGGAGACTTCGGCAACAGTTGGCTCGGGACGAAAGAGCCGATCGGAACGATCATCGGCCGAGGACTCAAGATGACGGGGAAGATCGCGCTGTTGGCGATCTTGCTGGCGACGATCGTCGGCGTCACGCTCGGGACCGTCGCGGCGGTCTACGAAAACCGGTTGACGGACCGCTTTGCTCTGAGCGTCAGCACGCTTGGCGTCACTGTGCCTAATTTTGTGCTCGGTCCGCTCTTGGTGCTGGTCTTCCATAACCGACTTGGCGTCTTGCCTGACAGCTACGACCCTCAGCTCCGGTTCGACGAGTACTGGTACCTGATTATCCCGGTCGTGATCATGGCGGCCCGTCCGATGGCCACTTTGGCGCGCTTGACCCGGGCGAGCATGGTCGATACGTTGCGCCAAGAGTTCGTCCGTCTGGCCGTCGCCAAAGGCGTGCCGCCGTTCCGGCTCTACGTGGTGCACGCGCTCCGGAACGCCGTCCTTCCGGTCCTGACGTCGATCGGCACGTCGTTCGGCATTCTCCTTACGGGATCGTTCATTACGGAGAGCTTCTATGCTATGCCAGGTCTCGGCTACTACGCGATCAACGCGATCAAGCAGCGCGACACGCCCCTGATCCTGGCCACCGTCCTCGTGACCGGCGCGCTCTTCGTCCTGGTCAACTTGATCGTCGACCTGCTCCTGCCCCTCGTCGATCCTCGCATACGGGAGTCCCAGGTTTGA
- a CDS encoding sugar phosphate isomerase/epimerase, with the protein MKLAVQLYTLRESLAKDLDGTLKRTSDSGYEHVETAGTCGLSPKEFRKRLDSVGLRAVSCHVGLDDVEGGLSESEDMAKTLGAEWLVVPWISEAEYAGGWDRFGERLGSVAETVLSRGLKFAYHNHDFEFREQNGRPGFETLWESAPETVEAELDVYWAHRAGRDPAEVLRALSGRVPLVHFKDGRDGAFTPVGEGSLEWEPIVAAARTAGVEWAIVELDESPSDPVDCVAASYLYLTGLGVED; encoded by the coding sequence ATGAAGCTCGCCGTTCAACTGTACACGCTCCGCGAGTCCCTGGCGAAAGATCTGGACGGCACGCTGAAGCGTACGTCGGATTCAGGCTACGAGCACGTGGAAACGGCCGGGACGTGTGGCTTGTCGCCCAAGGAGTTCCGGAAGAGACTGGACTCGGTAGGACTCCGGGCGGTTTCGTGCCACGTCGGCCTCGACGACGTCGAGGGCGGGCTCTCAGAGTCCGAAGACATGGCGAAGACGCTCGGTGCGGAGTGGCTCGTCGTGCCTTGGATCTCGGAGGCCGAATACGCAGGCGGTTGGGACCGCTTCGGCGAAAGGCTCGGCTCCGTCGCGGAGACCGTCCTTTCCAGGGGGCTGAAGTTCGCTTATCACAACCATGACTTCGAGTTCCGCGAGCAGAACGGTCGTCCCGGTTTCGAGACGTTATGGGAGTCGGCACCTGAGACGGTCGAGGCGGAACTGGACGTCTACTGGGCCCACCGTGCGGGCAGAGACCCGGCCGAAGTGCTCCGAGCCCTGTCCGGAAGGGTGCCTTTGGTCCACTTCAAGGACGGCAGGGACGGAGCGTTCACGCCTGTCGGTGAGGGCTCTCTGGAGTGGGAGCCGATCGTCGCGGCGGCGAGGACGGCGGGCGTGGAATGGGCGATCGTCGAGCTTGACGAAAGTCCGTCCGATCCGGTCGATTGCGTCGCGGCGAGCTACCTGTACTTGACCGGGCTGGGTGTCGAGGATTGA
- a CDS encoding PDZ domain-containing protein codes for MSDWKKSVGPAVAALAAIGSFIWGSEVRTRQELGAAPKKTGLLDVASIELSPDSGRNIPEGEYFYQLTRILERDYIEPVADERKLAYGAVKGMVLGLWDPLSQFHPADHLAEAKDRLKGTFHGVGIEIRAGIDPSQVSKARKNIRSADPAMLFPEIVVATVLPGSPAERAGMKVGDVIRGVNGKSVLSWRDIKALRDMQDAVSKGKGDAAALKSLRTDFQKRAKAGIGAMRAADLLTSGSGTTLSVEWSHGGKVQRADVETAVLKLPSVEVDGQTVVLRMFEGAAHELGSKLPPGDVTIDLRQSTIGACKEVLPVLSVLAPRSQFGEIVREKGGTSKTLTTTNGAPVAKKLTLLVDRSTRGAAEILASALTVKNFAVAEGGAMAGEPVWTELRELEDGSGYTLNEGRYQSESVEASR; via the coding sequence ATGTCGGACTGGAAGAAGAGCGTCGGACCCGCCGTGGCCGCCTTGGCCGCGATCGGGTCGTTCATTTGGGGGAGCGAGGTGCGGACGCGCCAAGAACTGGGCGCCGCTCCGAAAAAGACCGGCCTTCTCGATGTCGCCAGCATCGAACTGTCTCCCGACAGTGGCCGCAACATCCCTGAAGGCGAGTACTTCTATCAGTTGACGCGCATCTTAGAGCGCGACTACATCGAACCCGTCGCGGACGAGCGGAAGCTCGCCTACGGGGCCGTCAAAGGCATGGTCCTGGGTTTGTGGGACCCCTTAAGCCAGTTCCACCCGGCCGACCATCTCGCTGAGGCGAAAGACCGCCTCAAGGGGACGTTCCACGGTGTCGGGATCGAGATCCGGGCCGGCATCGACCCTTCGCAGGTCTCAAAGGCCCGGAAGAACATCCGGTCGGCCGACCCCGCCATGCTGTTCCCTGAGATCGTCGTGGCCACGGTCCTCCCGGGAAGCCCGGCGGAGCGAGCAGGAATGAAGGTCGGCGACGTCATCCGCGGTGTCAACGGCAAATCGGTGCTGAGTTGGCGGGACATCAAGGCGCTACGGGACATGCAGGACGCGGTCTCGAAGGGCAAGGGGGACGCCGCCGCCCTGAAGTCCCTGCGTACGGACTTTCAGAAGCGGGCCAAGGCCGGAATAGGCGCCATGCGCGCGGCCGACCTCCTGACCAGCGGATCAGGCACGACGCTGTCGGTGGAGTGGTCGCACGGCGGAAAGGTCCAAAGAGCCGACGTCGAGACCGCCGTCCTGAAGCTTCCTTCGGTCGAAGTCGACGGTCAGACCGTCGTCTTGAGGATGTTCGAAGGCGCCGCCCACGAACTGGGTTCCAAACTGCCACCCGGGGACGTCACCATCGACCTTCGACAGAGCACGATCGGAGCCTGTAAGGAAGTGCTCCCCGTCTTGTCCGTACTCGCCCCCCGGAGCCAGTTCGGCGAGATCGTCCGAGAAAAGGGAGGAACGTCCAAGACCCTGACCACTACGAACGGGGCGCCCGTAGCCAAGAAATTGACCTTGCTCGTCGACCGCTCGACCCGGGGCGCCGCCGAGATCTTGGCCTCAGCGTTGACGGTCAAGAACTTTGCCGTCGCAGAAGGAGGCGCCATGGCCGGAGAGCCGGTCTGGACGGAACTGCGGGAACTCGAAGACGGAAGCGGATATACATTGAACGAAGGCAGGTACCAGTCCGAAAGCGTGGAGGCGTCACGATGA
- a CDS encoding ABC transporter permease, whose translation MKRKNAVLVSAGAFLVVLAVFAVFGPQVGHGYTLAAGKPFSPPSSEFWLGTDQQGRDIFARLAYGARLSLFVGLSVQVVSLAVGIFVGVTGVFGPAWIRVPLMRLTDAMFAFPDILLAILIIGVFGTGLVPVIVALSVTAWPAVARLVRTQVASLKDREFFVASQALGAGTVHLVLKHVLPHLWGVLLAVSMVDVAGTILAESSLSFLGIGVQPPEPTWGNMINDARVTMNTQPVMLLWPCLILSLTVFALNFLGDEVRALVDPRSR comes from the coding sequence TTGAAGCGCAAGAACGCCGTGCTCGTCTCGGCGGGCGCTTTCCTCGTCGTTCTTGCCGTATTCGCCGTGTTCGGGCCGCAAGTCGGTCACGGGTACACGTTAGCCGCCGGTAAACCGTTCTCCCCGCCGTCGTCCGAGTTTTGGCTAGGTACGGACCAACAGGGACGCGACATTTTCGCGCGATTGGCCTACGGAGCGAGGCTGTCGTTGTTCGTCGGACTTTCGGTCCAAGTCGTCTCCCTTGCCGTCGGAATCTTTGTCGGCGTGACCGGGGTCTTCGGTCCGGCGTGGATCCGTGTCCCTTTGATGAGGTTGACCGACGCGATGTTCGCGTTCCCGGACATCTTGCTCGCGATCCTGATCATCGGGGTTTTCGGAACGGGTTTGGTCCCCGTGATCGTGGCCCTGTCCGTCACGGCCTGGCCCGCCGTCGCACGTTTGGTCCGGACACAGGTCGCCTCGTTGAAGGACCGTGAGTTCTTCGTCGCCTCGCAGGCGCTCGGCGCGGGGACCGTCCACCTCGTGCTCAAGCACGTGTTGCCTCATCTTTGGGGCGTGCTGTTGGCGGTCTCGATGGTCGACGTCGCGGGCACGATCCTGGCCGAGAGTTCGCTCAGCTTCCTCGGCATCGGCGTCCAGCCGCCCGAACCGACCTGGGGCAACATGATCAACGACGCCCGGGTCACGATGAACACGCAACCCGTGATGCTGCTCTGGCCGTGCTTGATCCTCAGCTTGACGGTCTTCGCGCTGAACTTCCTCGGCGACGAAGTCCGGGCCTTGGTCGACCCCCGAAGCCGCTAG